A single Rubrivivax gelatinosus IL144 DNA region contains:
- a CDS encoding PEP-CTERM sorting domain-containing protein, producing the protein MPHFHGVAGSLQGFWITGLACLLWPASGFAQQTSWTNAAPGPFWDLPANWSAGAPTSSSTDALLGAFDTTLRSGSFSVGSLSGTGTLTMPGGELSIAQEATVGALEVQGGSFSGGGTLTAGSLVWRSGSLGPDVFDQPAVILIVNGTASIQGPMSLGLGFSTRAVSLLGDSTWEDCAGVIDGEGRLYVGASGVLHDRALSSPHRFDSGYGGLVIAGQYEKTGASTTSFSGQYFANSGSFAVNEGAVSVFGFPGASWVNTGTVRLAGGDYDVTLFRGSFLNTGRVDVDAGRMNVSVGGNGGLISSSGDWSVGAGGTLVFTGDILQQRFDPAVFDGGTMSVDGLVQFSSGRFEFRGSATLSAPGRVEVLDGAELVLPGASTLGALKIARPYVFTADYPPVVIGYGLSSVEVDGALSVGTLEWADGHLQTQGPVTVSGQALLTQDPDLLSWLQSMDDAGKRMDVAFTFNGGAIWDGNSDLYGQGSIRVGPGAVFEDRTRVIETPGVVRVARVDNDGVWLKTGAGHSRIESAFFNRGTVHVLDAGELEFTGALDNAGTLQATRSRLVVAGPLAQLDAVSGVLSGGRYVMRDGRIVLAGNSAPIVDNRADVVLDGPSARLLRATPAGEVDALSSLARNAGALTLRHGAELHTAAAQMTNEGRLVVDDAALIVGPAAGTGVFRQQGAAAATWLDGVIRADRFSFEAGVFGAGGDGTIGTAWLDGVMADFGPALVFDVDIAGAGQADLVFTPGAATLQGTLSLDFSGTVAPGTYRIFVAEDGVAGRFSSLESELGPRYQLSAVYGDTYVDLSISAVPEPAAAMQLLAGLGLIGMLHAGRTRRRAGPVAPRLRRD; encoded by the coding sequence ATGCCCCACTTCCATGGTGTTGCTGGCTCTCTCCAGGGGTTCTGGATCACGGGCCTGGCTTGTCTGCTGTGGCCTGCGTCGGGGTTCGCGCAGCAGACCTCGTGGACCAATGCCGCGCCCGGCCCGTTCTGGGACTTGCCGGCGAACTGGAGCGCGGGCGCGCCAACCTCGTCCAGCACCGATGCCCTGCTGGGGGCCTTCGACACGACGCTGCGCAGCGGCAGCTTCAGCGTGGGGTCGCTGTCCGGGACCGGAACATTGACCATGCCGGGCGGCGAACTGTCGATCGCGCAGGAGGCGACGGTGGGCGCGCTGGAGGTCCAGGGCGGCAGCTTCAGTGGCGGCGGCACGCTGACGGCGGGCAGTCTGGTCTGGCGCTCCGGGTCGCTGGGCCCCGACGTGTTCGATCAGCCGGCGGTCATTCTGATCGTCAACGGCACGGCGTCGATCCAGGGGCCGATGTCGCTGGGGCTCGGCTTCAGCACCCGCGCCGTCTCATTGCTCGGCGATTCGACGTGGGAAGACTGCGCGGGCGTCATCGACGGCGAAGGCCGGCTGTACGTCGGTGCTTCCGGGGTGCTGCACGATCGCGCCTTGTCCTCGCCGCACCGGTTCGACAGCGGCTACGGTGGGTTGGTCATTGCCGGGCAGTACGAAAAGACCGGCGCGTCGACGACGTCTTTCTCCGGCCAGTACTTCGCCAACAGCGGCTCTTTCGCCGTGAACGAGGGGGCTGTTTCCGTTTTCGGTTTTCCCGGCGCCAGTTGGGTCAACACGGGTACCGTCCGCCTGGCAGGGGGTGACTACGACGTCACGCTGTTCCGCGGCAGTTTCCTGAATACGGGCCGTGTCGACGTCGACGCCGGCCGCATGAACGTCAGCGTCGGTGGCAACGGCGGGCTGATAAGTTCCTCCGGCGACTGGTCCGTAGGGGCCGGTGGCACTCTGGTTTTCACCGGCGACATCCTGCAGCAGCGTTTCGATCCGGCGGTGTTCGATGGCGGCACCATGTCGGTGGACGGGCTGGTGCAGTTCAGTAGCGGGCGTTTCGAGTTCCGAGGCTCCGCAACCCTGTCCGCTCCCGGGCGTGTCGAAGTGCTCGACGGCGCTGAACTGGTGCTTCCGGGCGCTTCGACGCTGGGAGCGCTGAAGATCGCCCGGCCGTATGTCTTCACCGCGGACTATCCGCCGGTCGTCATCGGGTACGGGCTGAGCAGCGTGGAAGTCGATGGCGCGCTGTCCGTTGGAACGCTCGAATGGGCCGACGGCCATCTGCAGACGCAGGGGCCGGTGACCGTCAGCGGCCAGGCCTTGCTGACCCAAGACCCGGATCTCCTGAGCTGGCTGCAAAGCATGGACGATGCGGGAAAGCGGATGGACGTCGCCTTCACGTTCAACGGTGGCGCGATCTGGGATGGCAACTCCGACCTCTACGGGCAGGGCTCCATCCGCGTGGGCCCAGGCGCGGTGTTCGAGGACCGCACCCGCGTGATCGAGACGCCCGGCGTGGTGCGTGTCGCCCGTGTCGACAACGACGGGGTGTGGCTGAAGACCGGTGCCGGTCATTCGCGCATCGAAAGCGCCTTCTTCAACCGCGGCACGGTGCACGTGCTGGACGCGGGCGAACTCGAGTTCACCGGCGCGCTGGACAACGCCGGCACGTTGCAGGCCACGCGTTCGCGTCTAGTTGTCGCCGGGCCGCTGGCGCAGCTCGACGCCGTCAGCGGCGTGTTGTCCGGCGGGCGTTACGTGATGCGCGACGGCCGGATCGTGCTGGCGGGAAACTCGGCCCCGATCGTGGACAACCGCGCCGACGTCGTGCTCGACGGACCGTCCGCGCGGCTGCTGCGGGCCACGCCGGCGGGCGAGGTCGACGCCTTGTCCTCGCTGGCGCGCAACGCTGGTGCGCTGACGCTTCGCCATGGCGCCGAGCTGCATACGGCCGCCGCGCAAATGACCAACGAAGGGCGGCTGGTCGTCGACGACGCGGCGTTGATCGTCGGCCCGGCCGCCGGCACTGGCGTGTTCCGTCAGCAGGGGGCCGCCGCGGCGACGTGGCTGGACGGTGTCATTCGCGCTGACCGGTTCAGCTTCGAGGCCGGCGTCTTCGGCGCCGGCGGCGACGGCACGATCGGCACGGCGTGGCTCGATGGCGTCATGGCCGACTTCGGGCCTGCGCTGGTCTTCGACGTCGACATTGCCGGCGCCGGTCAGGCGGATCTCGTTTTCACCCCGGGCGCGGCGACGCTGCAAGGGACTTTGAGCCTGGACTTCAGCGGAACGGTGGCGCCCGGCACTTACCGCATCTTCGTCGCCGAGGACGGCGTTGCCGGACGCTTCAGCAGCCTCGAAAGCGAGCTCGGCCCGCGCTATCAGCTGAGCGCCGTGTACGGTGACACCTACGTGGACCTCAGCATCTCTGCCGTGCCCGAGCCGGCGGCAGCGATGCAACTGCTGGCCGGCCTGGGCCTGATCGGCATGCTGCACGCCGGCAGAACCCGGCGCCGTGCAGGCCCGGTCGCGCCCCGGCTGCGCAGGGATTGA
- a CDS encoding class I SAM-dependent methyltransferase — protein sequence MLHDPWLARWLPQLKDSAGTRPVLEIGCGTGADTATLADAGFAVVAFDLSAGSAAATRLRVPSAQVHCQDVRAPFPLGTGEAGAVIASLSLHYFAWTETLDLVRRIRDTLQPGGLFLCRLNSVEDRHFGAAGHPAIEPNYYLVDGQPKRFFDERSTAELFASGWQLLSMEHQTTRKYVRQKALWEVVARRGDVL from the coding sequence ATGCTCCACGACCCCTGGCTGGCCCGCTGGCTGCCCCAGCTGAAAGACTCCGCCGGCACCCGGCCCGTGCTCGAGATCGGCTGCGGCACCGGTGCCGACACCGCCACCCTGGCCGATGCGGGTTTCGCCGTCGTCGCGTTCGATCTTTCGGCGGGCTCTGCCGCCGCAACCCGGCTGCGCGTTCCGAGCGCCCAGGTCCATTGCCAGGACGTGCGCGCGCCCTTCCCGCTGGGCACGGGCGAGGCCGGCGCGGTGATCGCGAGTCTCTCGCTGCACTACTTCGCCTGGACCGAGACGCTGGATCTGGTGCGGCGCATCCGCGACACGCTGCAGCCGGGCGGGCTGTTCCTGTGCCGGCTGAACTCCGTCGAAGACAGGCACTTCGGCGCCGCGGGCCACCCCGCGATCGAGCCCAACTACTACCTCGTCGACGGCCAGCCCAAGCGCTTCTTCGACGAACGCAGCACCGCCGAGCTGTTCGCCAGCGGCTGGCAGCTGCTGTCGATGGAACACCAGACGACACGCAAGTACGTGCGCCAGAAGGCCTTGTGGGAGGTCGTGGCACGGCGCGGCGACGTGCTGTAG
- a CDS encoding GNAT family N-acetyltransferase has product MAPGAINPQAPSARLVVTVRKARHADIPVMRRVEADAASIFAPSDLPPALAQPMAAAELARLIDGGLVWVAQDARGAALGFVACETVGRALHVVEMDVDPNAGRRGIGTTLLQQAIAQAEGADAIEVITLTTFDHLPWNAPFYGRHGFRRLVADGGFEHLRAALANESAHGLKDRVAMARKAA; this is encoded by the coding sequence ATGGCACCAGGCGCGATCAACCCGCAAGCTCCATCGGCACGGCTCGTCGTCACGGTGCGCAAGGCCCGGCACGCAGACATCCCGGTGATGCGGCGCGTCGAAGCCGACGCCGCCTCGATCTTCGCGCCGAGCGATCTTCCGCCCGCCCTCGCGCAACCGATGGCGGCAGCGGAACTGGCGCGGCTCATCGACGGCGGCCTGGTCTGGGTCGCACAAGACGCGCGCGGCGCTGCCCTCGGCTTCGTGGCCTGCGAGACGGTCGGCAGAGCGCTGCACGTTGTCGAGATGGACGTCGACCCCAACGCCGGCAGGAGAGGCATCGGCACGACGCTGCTGCAGCAGGCGATCGCTCAAGCCGAAGGCGCCGACGCCATCGAGGTCATCACCCTCACCACCTTCGACCACCTGCCGTGGAACGCGCCGTTCTACGGCAGGCACGGCTTTCGCCGACTGGTGGCAGACGGCGGCTTCGAGCACCTGCGCGCAGCGTTGGCCAACGAGTCCGCCCACGGTTTGAAAGACCGCGTGGCCATGGCGCGAAAGGCGGCCTGA
- a CDS encoding DUF1015 domain-containing protein, with the protein MPASSFRPPHLLLPRADLDLQRWSVIACDQYTSDPGYWQQVEQAVGDAPSALRLIYPEVFLASADKRERIAAIQTAMRRYAASGLLRPHAGTVLVERTLADGRVRRGLMLELDLEQYDYTPGSTSAIRPTEGTIVERIAPRLEVRRDAELELPHILVLIDDPARTVIEPLAAERERLAPLYDTALMLGSGRVAGFAPDAGLQAQALAALQALGDADAFAARHGLPAGTATMLFAVGDGNHSLATAKANWDRLKATAGPDHPARWALVEVENIHDPAMEFAPIHRLLIGVQADLRAALAAHFGERLQIVEQPDAAAMRAALAAQPRSLHAAGLLQPGGRHALVVVQGAPAAQLDVASFQGFVDALLAQGGAQEVDYVHGDEALARLAAQDGHAGLHLATLGKSELIARVAQHGPLPRKSFSMGEADEKRFYLEARRIRP; encoded by the coding sequence ATGCCCGCCTCCAGCTTCCGCCCCCCGCATCTCCTGCTCCCGCGTGCCGATCTCGACCTCCAGCGCTGGAGCGTCATCGCCTGCGACCAGTACACCAGCGACCCCGGCTACTGGCAGCAGGTCGAGCAGGCCGTCGGCGACGCGCCGTCGGCGCTGCGGCTGATCTACCCCGAGGTCTTTCTCGCCAGCGCCGACAAACGCGAGCGCATCGCCGCCATCCAGACGGCGATGCGGCGTTACGCCGCCAGCGGCCTGCTGCGCCCGCATGCCGGCACGGTGCTGGTGGAGCGCACGCTGGCCGACGGCCGCGTGCGCCGCGGGCTGATGCTGGAGCTGGACCTGGAGCAGTACGACTACACGCCCGGGTCCACCAGCGCGATCCGGCCGACCGAAGGCACGATCGTCGAGCGCATCGCGCCGCGGCTGGAAGTGCGCCGCGATGCCGAGCTGGAGCTGCCGCACATCCTCGTGCTGATCGACGACCCGGCGCGCACCGTCATCGAGCCGCTGGCCGCCGAGCGCGAGCGCCTGGCGCCGCTGTACGACACCGCGCTGATGCTGGGCAGCGGCCGCGTCGCCGGCTTCGCGCCCGACGCCGGCCTGCAGGCGCAGGCCCTGGCCGCGCTGCAGGCGCTGGGCGACGCCGACGCTTTCGCCGCGCGCCACGGCCTGCCGGCGGGCACGGCGACCATGCTGTTCGCGGTCGGCGACGGCAACCACTCGCTGGCCACCGCCAAGGCCAACTGGGACCGCCTGAAGGCCACGGCCGGCCCCGACCATCCGGCGCGCTGGGCGCTGGTGGAAGTGGAGAACATCCACGACCCGGCGATGGAGTTCGCGCCCATCCACCGCCTGCTGATCGGCGTGCAGGCGGACCTGCGCGCCGCGCTGGCGGCGCACTTCGGTGAGCGCCTGCAGATCGTCGAGCAGCCCGACGCCGCGGCGATGCGCGCCGCGCTCGCCGCCCAGCCGCGTTCGCTGCACGCCGCCGGCCTGCTGCAGCCGGGCGGGCGCCACGCGCTGGTCGTCGTGCAGGGCGCGCCGGCGGCGCAGCTGGACGTCGCCAGCTTCCAGGGTTTCGTCGACGCGCTGCTGGCGCAAGGCGGGGCGCAGGAGGTCGACTACGTGCACGGCGACGAGGCGCTGGCGCGGCTGGCCGCCCAGGACGGCCACGCCGGCCTGCACCTGGCGACGCTGGGCAAGAGCGAGCTGATCGCGCGCGTGGCGCAGCACGGGCCGCTGCCGCGCAAGAGCTTCTCGATGGGCGAGGCCGACGAGAAGCGCTTCTACCTCGAAGCGCGCCGCATCCGGCCGTAG
- a CDS encoding nitrous oxide reductase accessory protein NosL, giving the protein MPTRRRLLAAAALAACAGAGAAAWARRERPPVADTGDDGPGEVCISAPTWAPGTLDLASPERPAAVPAEARCPVCGMYAARWPRWASEVRYADGHAHFTDSPLCLFHYLQAVPRHARGRRREDIAGIWVQAHDGRGWLPLARAHFVHGSTAAGPMRRLNLPAFASQGDAATFARAHGGQVFAAAALQQRLPDELQRLAPHREHTPPG; this is encoded by the coding sequence ATGCCCACCCGCCGCCGCCTGCTGGCCGCCGCCGCGCTGGCCGCCTGCGCCGGCGCGGGCGCCGCCGCCTGGGCGCGGCGCGAGCGCCCGCCTGTCGCCGACACCGGCGACGACGGCCCCGGCGAGGTCTGCATCAGCGCGCCGACCTGGGCGCCCGGGACGCTGGACCTGGCGTCGCCCGAACGCCCGGCCGCGGTGCCGGCCGAGGCGCGCTGCCCGGTCTGCGGCATGTATGCGGCACGCTGGCCGCGCTGGGCCAGCGAAGTGCGCTACGCCGACGGCCACGCGCACTTCACCGACTCGCCGCTGTGCCTGTTCCACTACCTGCAGGCCGTGCCGCGCCATGCCCGCGGGCGCCGGCGCGAGGACATCGCCGGCATCTGGGTGCAGGCCCACGACGGCCGCGGCTGGCTGCCGCTGGCGCGGGCGCACTTCGTTCACGGCTCGACGGCCGCCGGCCCGATGCGCCGGCTGAATCTGCCGGCCTTCGCGAGCCAGGGCGATGCCGCCACTTTCGCGCGTGCCCACGGCGGCCAGGTGTTCGCCGCCGCCGCGTTGCAGCAGCGCCTGCCTGACGAGTTGCAGCGCCTGGCGCCGCACCGCGAGCACACGCCGCCAGGCTGA
- a CDS encoding PEP-CTERM sorting domain-containing protein (PEP-CTERM proteins occur, often in large numbers, in the proteomes of bacteria that also encode an exosortase, a predicted intramembrane cysteine proteinase. The presence of a PEP-CTERM domain at a protein's C-terminus predicts cleavage within the sorting domain, followed by covalent anchoring to some some component of the (usually Gram-negative) cell surface. Many PEP-CTERM proteins exhibit an unusual sequence composition that includes large numbers of potential glycosylation sites. Expression of one such protein has been shown restore the ability of a bacterium to form floc, a type of biofilm.), with protein MRSLGIALVAVLAMTAHAAAERGAPLASSRASIYDYKVDLTDLEPADGKVAALQYVPGSIDGTYYARLNITKPQAYLDPADLLFTDGLSTDRVLVSADSVVVTTENHDAQAPWWQSQAVTFAAFELSPNTEMVVSGRLSVQTRCMDCLFSNATVDVGVGWGNDGVFYTAYLTSFNNEQVPDVPFEFPVVNDTDAPMPVWLGFNAYTQTSAVSAVPEPMTWLLMSTGIAFAALRRRIGRRARKTS; from the coding sequence ATGCGCAGTCTCGGAATCGCTCTTGTCGCCGTGCTCGCCATGACGGCCCATGCAGCTGCAGAGCGTGGCGCGCCGCTCGCGTCGAGCCGGGCGTCGATTTACGACTACAAGGTCGATCTGACCGACCTGGAGCCGGCGGACGGCAAGGTCGCGGCGCTGCAGTACGTGCCGGGATCGATCGATGGAACGTATTACGCGCGCTTGAACATCACGAAACCCCAGGCCTATCTCGATCCGGCAGATCTGCTGTTCACAGATGGCCTGTCGACCGACCGCGTGCTGGTGAGCGCCGACAGCGTCGTGGTCACGACGGAGAACCATGACGCTCAGGCGCCTTGGTGGCAATCCCAGGCGGTCACCTTCGCGGCGTTCGAACTCAGCCCGAACACCGAGATGGTCGTCTCGGGCCGGCTCTCCGTTCAGACCCGCTGCATGGACTGCCTCTTCAGCAACGCGACGGTCGATGTCGGGGTCGGATGGGGCAATGACGGCGTCTTCTACACCGCCTACTTGACCTCCTTTAACAACGAACAGGTGCCCGATGTGCCGTTCGAGTTTCCCGTCGTCAACGACACCGACGCGCCGATGCCGGTCTGGCTGGGCTTCAACGCCTACACGCAGACGAGCGCGGTCAGCGCCGTTCCCGAACCGATGACCTGGTTGTTGATGAGCACCGGCATCGCATTCGCCGCCCTGCGCAGACGCATCGGCCGGCGAGCCCGGAAGACGTCGTGA
- a CDS encoding ABC transporter permease, with the protein MNTGFEFRQAGALAAKEFRDRLRNRWVLVVAVVFTVFSLAITYFGSAAQGQIGPRSLELTIASLVSLVIYLVPLIALLLGFDAIVGERERGSLDLLLSLPITRLELLVGKFAGLAAALALSTCAGFAVVAVVLVQRFGDAALLHYGGFVFSAVLLGLSFLSLATLVSVLARDRAQASGLAIALWFVFVLVFDLVLLGLLVASGGEWGGDFVAWLLLANPADVFRVLNVFSLDDVRRLYGLASVVPPALADPWRLGGAMFLWIVLPLAAAAWRFKP; encoded by the coding sequence ATGAACACCGGCTTCGAGTTCCGCCAGGCCGGCGCGCTGGCCGCCAAGGAGTTCCGCGACCGGCTGCGCAACCGCTGGGTGCTGGTCGTCGCGGTGGTGTTCACCGTGTTCTCGCTGGCCATCACCTACTTCGGCTCGGCGGCGCAAGGCCAGATCGGCCCGCGCAGCCTGGAGCTGACGATCGCCAGCCTGGTGAGCCTGGTCATCTACCTGGTGCCGCTGATCGCGCTGTTGCTGGGCTTCGACGCCATCGTCGGCGAGCGCGAGCGCGGGTCGCTCGACCTGCTGCTGTCGCTGCCGATCACGCGGCTGGAGCTGCTGGTCGGCAAGTTCGCCGGCCTGGCCGCGGCGCTGGCGCTGTCGACCTGCGCCGGCTTCGCCGTCGTCGCCGTCGTGCTGGTGCAGCGTTTCGGCGACGCCGCGCTGCTGCACTACGGCGGCTTCGTCTTCAGCGCCGTGCTGCTGGGGCTCTCGTTCCTGAGCCTGGCGACGCTGGTCTCGGTGCTGGCGCGCGACCGCGCCCAGGCCTCGGGACTGGCGATCGCGCTGTGGTTCGTCTTCGTGCTCGTCTTCGACCTGGTGCTGCTGGGCCTGCTGGTGGCCTCGGGCGGCGAATGGGGTGGCGACTTCGTGGCCTGGCTGCTGCTGGCCAACCCGGCCGACGTGTTCCGCGTGCTCAACGTGTTTTCGCTGGACGACGTGCGCCGCCTCTACGGGCTGGCGAGCGTCGTGCCGCCCGCGCTGGCCGACCCCTGGCGGCTGGGCGGGGCGATGTTCCTGTGGATCGTGCTGCCGCTGGCCGCGGCGGCCTGGAGGTTCAAGCCGTGA
- a CDS encoding nitrous oxide reductase accessory protein NosL produces MTESTLQTAVTRRRLLCGCAGLLAVGLGACSRGGSAGTALAPVEADAKTSCALDGMLLADYPGPKGQLRYKDSEQTVWFCDATELLSTLIAPEQVRPVAAAWVQDMAQADWERPVGHWIAAQTATFVLGSRKHGSMGPTSAGFANVADAQAFATKNGGKVLAFAAIKAEDVDLSGGVRHDGRM; encoded by the coding sequence GTGACCGAATCGACTCTTCAAACCGCCGTCACCCGCCGCCGCCTGCTGTGCGGATGCGCCGGCCTGCTGGCCGTCGGGCTGGGCGCCTGCAGCCGCGGCGGCAGCGCCGGCACCGCGCTGGCGCCCGTCGAGGCCGACGCCAAGACCAGCTGTGCGCTCGACGGCATGCTGCTGGCCGACTACCCCGGCCCCAAGGGCCAGCTGCGCTACAAGGACAGCGAGCAGACCGTCTGGTTCTGCGACGCCACCGAGCTGCTGTCGACGCTGATCGCGCCCGAGCAGGTGCGCCCGGTGGCCGCCGCCTGGGTGCAGGACATGGCCCAGGCCGACTGGGAGCGCCCGGTGGGCCACTGGATAGCCGCCCAGACCGCCACCTTCGTGCTCGGCAGCCGCAAGCACGGCTCGATGGGGCCGACCTCGGCCGGCTTCGCCAACGTCGCCGACGCCCAGGCCTTCGCGACCAAGAACGGCGGCAAGGTGCTGGCCTTCGCCGCGATCAAGGCCGAGGACGTGGACCTGTCGGGCGGCGTGCGCCACGACGGCCGCATGTGA
- a CDS encoding serine hydrolase domain-containing protein, translated as MSLDLPRLLDRFDAAIVTLRAQHAPDGPGFAIALSVDGEALRRVQHGMAHLEWPQPVAGDTRFYLASESKPWVAALVMQAVADGRVTLDDDLRTRLPALAGCSRPVRLGHLLRHTSGIDDYLYLWGLQLGHDEHDLVSQAQALELIRRAGDLDFDPGSRHDYSNSNYVLLADWLERDAGLPLDEIARRRFFEPWGLHDTSFERDPRRVLPRRARSYRHDPARGWQDLPVHLASWGDGGLWSTPDDLLRAETHWLDDWRRHGEASLLARCSADDGGRFGPAEAMYRFGLEVVPREGGRLMFHGGAFAGFSSLVLRGLDEGWALVVLANGEGFDASASGWVERLLGGGG; from the coding sequence ATGAGCCTCGACCTCCCTCGCCTGCTGGACCGCTTCGACGCCGCCATCGTCACGCTGCGCGCGCAGCACGCCCCCGACGGCCCCGGCTTCGCCATCGCGCTCAGCGTCGACGGCGAGGCCCTGCGCCGCGTGCAGCACGGCATGGCGCACCTGGAGTGGCCGCAGCCGGTGGCCGGCGACACCCGCTTTTATCTCGCGTCGGAGTCCAAGCCCTGGGTGGCGGCACTGGTGATGCAGGCCGTGGCCGACGGCCGCGTCACGCTGGACGACGACCTGCGCACGCGGCTGCCGGCGCTGGCCGGCTGCAGCCGGCCGGTGCGCCTGGGCCATCTGCTGCGCCACACCAGCGGCATCGACGACTACCTGTACCTCTGGGGCCTGCAGCTCGGGCACGACGAACACGACCTCGTCAGCCAGGCGCAGGCGCTCGAGCTGATCCGCCGCGCCGGAGACCTCGACTTCGATCCCGGCAGCCGCCACGACTACAGCAACAGCAACTACGTGCTGCTGGCCGACTGGCTGGAACGCGACGCCGGCCTGCCGCTGGACGAGATCGCGCGCCGCCGCTTCTTCGAGCCCTGGGGCCTGCACGACACGAGCTTCGAGCGCGACCCGCGCCGCGTACTGCCGCGCCGTGCGCGCAGCTACCGCCATGACCCGGCGCGCGGCTGGCAGGACCTGCCGGTCCACCTGGCGAGCTGGGGCGACGGCGGCCTGTGGTCGACGCCGGACGACTTGCTGCGTGCCGAAACGCACTGGCTGGACGACTGGCGGCGCCACGGAGAGGCCTCGCTGCTGGCGCGCTGCAGCGCCGACGACGGCGGGCGCTTCGGCCCGGCCGAGGCGATGTACCGCTTCGGCCTCGAAGTCGTGCCGCGGGAAGGCGGCCGCCTGATGTTCCACGGCGGCGCGTTCGCGGGCTTCTCGTCGCTGGTGCTGCGCGGACTGGACGAAGGCTGGGCGCTGGTCGTGCTGGCCAACGGCGAGGGCTTCGATGCCTCGGCGTCGGGCTGGGTGGAGCGCTTGCTGGGCGGGGGTGGGTGA
- a CDS encoding ABC transporter ATP-binding protein, producing MNAHAEALALHGVGKCYRGRGQTVQALDGVDLAVPAGTLFALVGHNGAGKSTLFKLLLGLIEPSAGRVTVGGADVGGRGFRAVRRGIGYLPENLVLWDNLSGVETMRFFARLKGADATECAPLLDRVGLGAAASRPVRGYSKGMRQRLGFAQALLGEPRLLLLDEPTTGLDPLAVREFYAELDALRARGTTIVVSSHILAELQERVDALALLAQGRVHAQGSVQALRERSAQPLRVQISGVPAAIAGLAGSLPAGVRFVARDGEHALLECPRPQKMALLARLAGAGLDDLVVREPSLEDVYFGLQQGGELPVLAPATARQEVQA from the coding sequence TTGAACGCACACGCTGAAGCGCTGGCGCTGCACGGCGTCGGCAAGTGCTACCGCGGCCGCGGCCAGACGGTGCAGGCGCTGGACGGCGTCGACCTCGCCGTGCCGGCGGGCACGCTGTTCGCGCTCGTCGGCCACAACGGCGCCGGCAAGAGCACCTTGTTCAAGCTGCTGCTCGGGCTGATCGAACCCAGCGCCGGCCGCGTCACCGTCGGCGGCGCCGACGTCGGCGGCCGCGGCTTTCGCGCCGTGCGCCGCGGCATCGGCTACCTGCCGGAGAACCTGGTGCTCTGGGACAACCTGAGCGGCGTCGAGACGATGCGTTTCTTCGCCCGGCTCAAGGGCGCCGACGCCACCGAATGCGCGCCGCTGCTGGACCGTGTCGGCCTGGGCGCCGCGGCCTCGCGCCCGGTGCGCGGCTATTCCAAGGGCATGCGCCAGCGGCTGGGTTTCGCCCAGGCGCTGCTCGGCGAGCCCAGGCTGCTGCTGCTGGACGAACCGACCACCGGCCTGGACCCGCTGGCGGTGCGCGAGTTCTATGCCGAGCTCGACGCGCTGCGCGCGCGCGGCACGACCATCGTCGTCAGCTCGCACATCCTGGCCGAGCTGCAGGAGCGTGTGGACGCGCTGGCGCTGCTGGCCCAGGGGCGCGTGCACGCACAAGGCAGCGTGCAGGCGCTGCGCGAACGGTCGGCGCAGCCGCTGCGGGTGCAGATCAGCGGCGTGCCGGCAGCCATCGCCGGGCTGGCGGGCTCGCTGCCGGCGGGCGTGCGTTTCGTGGCCCGCGACGGCGAACACGCGCTGCTGGAGTGCCCGCGGCCGCAGAAGATGGCGCTGCTGGCGCGCCTGGCCGGTGCCGGGCTGGACGACCTCGTCGTGCGCGAGCCCTCGCTCGAAGACGTCTATTTCGGGCTGCAGCAAGGCGGCGAGCTGCCGGTGCTGGCGCCCGCCACCGCCCGCCAGGAGGTGCAGGCATGA